The Gammaproteobacteria bacterium genome includes a window with the following:
- a CDS encoding efflux RND transporter periplasmic adaptor subunit: MPFAVLLTLIAMALSGCSKTEEPPLAAAAPPWVRTVAVRSDGPPQLGLTGRVRARFETPVAFQVDGRIAVRHVDAGQTVAAGQVLFELDPKDLHESLNAAAAARAAAAAEVKTAQDELERHRDLLQKGFIGQQAYDRAVLAERTARARLTAAEADLERARNGLGYAVLRTDRAGVLVEVQGEAGQVVESGQTLALLAVEGMREIEVALPDGAAPQRGQAIGTDGTPVAITLREVAGAADPASLTWRARYQLEHGASFALGSVVRVTLQAAAPAGPIFAVPIGALDERAEGPRVWRVVDGRAQPLPVTVVSLGQETARISAALPTAARVVAFGTHLLTPDMAVREQVR; this comes from the coding sequence ATGCCTTTCGCCGTCCTCCTGACGCTCATCGCTATGGCGCTGAGCGGGTGTTCGAAGACCGAGGAGCCGCCGCTTGCCGCCGCGGCCCCGCCCTGGGTCCGCACGGTCGCGGTGCGCAGTGACGGCCCGCCGCAGCTCGGACTGACGGGCCGCGTGCGGGCCCGCTTCGAAACCCCGGTGGCGTTTCAGGTGGATGGCCGTATCGCGGTGCGCCATGTCGATGCCGGCCAGACGGTCGCGGCCGGACAGGTGCTGTTCGAGCTGGACCCCAAGGACTTGCACGAATCCTTGAACGCCGCCGCGGCCGCGCGCGCGGCCGCCGCGGCCGAAGTGAAGACCGCACAGGACGAACTCGAACGCCACCGGGACCTGCTGCAGAAGGGGTTTATCGGCCAGCAGGCCTATGATCGTGCCGTCCTGGCGGAACGCACCGCGCGTGCCCGGCTCACGGCGGCGGAGGCCGATCTCGAACGCGCGCGCAATGGACTCGGCTATGCCGTGTTGCGTACCGACCGTGCGGGTGTGCTCGTCGAGGTACAGGGCGAGGCCGGGCAGGTGGTCGAGAGCGGCCAGACCCTGGCGCTCCTCGCGGTCGAGGGCATGCGTGAGATCGAGGTGGCGCTGCCCGACGGCGCCGCACCGCAGCGGGGGCAGGCGATCGGTACCGATGGGACCCCCGTCGCGATCACGCTGCGTGAGGTGGCCGGTGCCGCCGACCCGGCCAGTCTGACTTGGCGGGCGCGCTACCAGCTCGAGCACGGCGCCAGCTTCGCCCTGGGCTCGGTGGTGCGCGTGACGCTGCAGGCGGCGGCACCGGCCGGGCCGATCTTCGCCGTGCCGATCGGGGCGCTCGACGAACGCGCCGAGGGGCCACGCGTCTGGCGGGTGGTGGACGGCCGGGCGCAGCCGTTGCCGGTCACAGTCGTCTCCCTGGGGCAGGAGACGGCGCGCATCAGCGCCGCGTTACCCACCGCGGCGCGCGTGGTGGCCTTCGGCACGCATCTGCTGACGCCGGATATGGCGGTACGGGAACAGGTTAGATGA
- a CDS encoding efflux RND transporter permease subunit yields MSFPNLSALAVREREITLFFLLASIFAGIYAFATLGRAEDPAFTVRVMVVSVLWPGATAEQLQMQAVDRLEKRIQEVEYLYRIETTVRPGRADLQVEFHDYTPSEKIPDLFYEVRKRMLDEAPQLPQGVVGPIVNDDFSDVYFTLLALSAPGLPLRELTREAEAVRDRLQRVAGVHKALLLGERPERVYLEFDTTRLLNLGVSPQQIFAAIDAHNRVQPAGQFETQGPRLYLRVDADLSDPAALRAVPVRVGERILRLDELADVRPGYEDPPAYLVRAQGEDALLLGVVMQRGENGLELGERLAGFLAQERAQLPLGMALTQLTNQADAIVWAVDLFQLKFLAAVGVVMLVSFLAIGLRAGLVVGIAIPVTLGITFLLMEITGIDLDRVTLGALIIALGLLVDDAIIAIEMMLVKMEEGWQRAHAAAHAWNVTAAPMLFGTLVSVAGFVPIGFAQSGVGEYAGNIFWVLAYALLSSWLVAVVFTPYLGYRLLPEIRAGEALRAEIELYQTPRYRQLRALIGACVVHRTWVVAGTVGLLLLSVVGMAGPVQKQFFPTSDRTEVLVGVSLPQGSAIAGTDAVVRRIEALLAQMPEVRTLSAYVGAGAPRFFISANPELPDPAFAKIIAVAHDVSARDTVMATLQRHIDAGEFPEARMHVTQLLYGPPVVWPLSFRILGPDPAELRRLGHAVRAVMAANPHAVEPHLEWDERAPVLHLAIDTERLQRMGLTPRGVAEQLQFLLDGVAVAEVRQGIRAVQVRARGRHDVTPEQLAGLEIKTPAGHKVPVIHLGRIETVYEDVVIKRYNREPFLAVNAEVRGAQPPDVTEVIWRDLAQIRATLPAGYHIDIGGTVEESGKADASIQKLLPVMVGLMLIFVMLQMRSFSGTFMVIATAPLGLIGATVALLLFNQPFGFVALLGLIGLAGILMRNTLILTQQVTDNLRDGMAAQSAVIEAAVRRARPVMLTAVAAAFAFVPLTFDGFWGPLAYVLIGGVLAGTAITLLFVPALYAVWYRLGDARHPP; encoded by the coding sequence ATGAGTTTCCCGAACCTCTCCGCGCTCGCCGTGCGCGAGCGCGAGATCACGCTGTTCTTCCTGCTGGCGTCGATCTTCGCGGGCATCTATGCCTTCGCGACGCTGGGGCGCGCCGAGGATCCGGCCTTCACCGTGCGCGTGATGGTGGTGTCGGTGCTGTGGCCGGGCGCGACCGCCGAGCAGCTGCAGATGCAGGCCGTCGACCGTCTGGAGAAGCGTATCCAGGAGGTCGAGTACCTCTACCGTATCGAGACCACCGTGCGGCCCGGGCGCGCCGATCTGCAGGTCGAATTCCACGACTACACACCGAGCGAGAAGATCCCCGATCTGTTCTATGAGGTGCGCAAGCGCATGCTCGACGAGGCCCCGCAACTGCCGCAGGGCGTGGTCGGGCCCATCGTCAACGACGATTTCTCGGATGTCTACTTCACGCTGCTGGCGCTCTCCGCGCCGGGGCTGCCGCTGCGTGAGCTCACGCGCGAGGCGGAGGCGGTCCGTGACCGGCTGCAGCGTGTCGCGGGTGTGCACAAGGCGCTGCTGCTCGGTGAACGTCCGGAGCGCGTCTATCTCGAATTCGACACGACCCGGCTGCTGAATCTGGGTGTGTCGCCGCAGCAGATCTTCGCCGCCATCGATGCGCACAACCGCGTCCAGCCGGCGGGGCAGTTCGAGACACAGGGGCCGCGGCTGTATCTGCGGGTCGACGCGGATCTGTCCGACCCCGCCGCGCTGCGTGCGGTGCCGGTGCGCGTGGGCGAGCGTATCCTGCGGCTGGACGAACTCGCTGACGTGCGCCCGGGGTATGAAGATCCGCCTGCCTATCTGGTGCGCGCCCAGGGCGAGGATGCGCTGCTGCTCGGCGTCGTGATGCAGCGGGGCGAAAACGGCCTGGAGCTGGGCGAGCGCCTCGCCGGCTTTCTCGCGCAGGAGCGTGCGCAACTGCCGCTGGGCATGGCGCTCACGCAGCTCACCAATCAGGCCGATGCCATCGTCTGGGCCGTCGATCTGTTCCAGCTCAAGTTTCTGGCCGCCGTCGGCGTCGTGATGCTGGTGAGCTTCCTCGCCATCGGCCTGCGCGCCGGCCTGGTGGTGGGTATCGCCATCCCGGTGACGCTCGGCATCACCTTCCTGCTGATGGAGATCACCGGCATCGACCTCGATCGCGTGACGCTGGGTGCACTGATCATCGCACTCGGCCTGCTGGTCGACGATGCCATCATCGCCATCGAGATGATGCTGGTGAAGATGGAGGAGGGCTGGCAGCGCGCCCATGCCGCGGCGCACGCCTGGAACGTCACCGCCGCACCCATGCTGTTCGGTACGCTGGTCAGTGTGGCCGGCTTCGTGCCCATCGGCTTCGCCCAATCGGGTGTCGGTGAGTATGCCGGCAACATCTTCTGGGTGCTGGCCTATGCGCTGCTGTCGTCGTGGCTGGTGGCGGTGGTGTTCACGCCGTACCTGGGTTATCGGCTGCTGCCGGAGATCCGTGCGGGCGAGGCGCTCCGGGCCGAGATCGAACTGTATCAGACACCGCGTTACCGGCAGCTGCGCGCGCTCATCGGCGCCTGCGTGGTACACCGCACGTGGGTGGTCGCGGGTACCGTGGGCCTGCTGCTACTGTCCGTCGTCGGCATGGCCGGGCCGGTGCAGAAGCAGTTCTTTCCCACCTCCGACCGCACCGAGGTACTGGTGGGCGTGTCGCTGCCGCAGGGCAGCGCCATCGCCGGCACGGACGCGGTCGTGCGGCGCATCGAGGCGCTCCTGGCGCAGATGCCCGAGGTCAGGACGCTGTCGGCCTACGTCGGTGCCGGCGCGCCGCGCTTCTTCATCTCCGCCAATCCCGAGCTGCCGGACCCCGCATTCGCGAAGATCATCGCCGTAGCCCACGATGTGAGCGCGCGTGACACGGTCATGGCCACGCTCCAGCGCCACATCGACGCCGGCGAGTTCCCGGAGGCGCGGATGCACGTCACCCAGCTGCTCTATGGCCCACCCGTGGTGTGGCCGTTGAGCTTTCGCATCCTCGGTCCCGACCCGGCCGAGTTGCGTCGTCTCGGCCATGCCGTGCGCGCGGTGATGGCGGCGAATCCCCACGCGGTGGAACCGCATCTGGAATGGGACGAGCGGGCGCCCGTGCTGCATCTGGCCATCGATACCGAACGGCTGCAGCGCATGGGACTCACGCCGCGTGGGGTCGCCGAGCAGCTGCAGTTCCTGCTCGACGGCGTCGCGGTCGCCGAGGTGCGGCAGGGTATCCGCGCGGTGCAGGTGCGCGCGCGCGGCCGGCACGACGTGACACCGGAGCAACTGGCGGGGCTGGAGATCAAGACGCCCGCGGGCCACAAGGTACCGGTCATCCACCTCGGTCGCATCGAGACGGTGTACGAGGATGTCGTGATCAAGCGCTACAACCGCGAGCCTTTTCTGGCGGTGAACGCGGAGGTGCGCGGCGCACAGCCGCCGGACGTGACCGAGGTCATCTGGCGCGATCTGGCGCAGATCCGCGCGACGCTGCCTGCGGGTTATCACATCGATATCGGTGGTACGGTGGAGGAGTCGGGCAAGGCCGATGCGTCGATTCAGAAGCTGCTGCCGGTGATGGTCGGCCTGATGCTCATCTTCGTAATGCTGCAGATGCGCAGCTTCTCCGGCACCTTCATGGTGATCGCGACCGCACCGCTGGGGCTGATCGGCGCCACCGTCGCGCTGCTGCTGTTCAATCAGCCGTTCGGTTTCGTCGCGCTGCTCGGTCTGATCGGCCTGGCGGGCATCCTGATGCGCAACACGCTGATCCTGACCCAGCAGGTCACCGACAACCTGCGTGACGGCATGGCGGCGCAGAGCGCCGTGATCGAGGCCGCCGTGCGGCGTGCCCGGCCGGTGATGCTGACCGCAGTGGCGGCCGCGTTCGCCTTCGTACCTTTGACCTTCGACGGCTTCTGGGGACCGCTCGCCTATGTCCTGATCGGCGGTGTGCTCGCCGGCACGGCGATCACGCTGCTGTTCGTGCCGGCGTTGTATGCGGTGTGGTACCGGCTGGGTGACGCCCGGCATCCGCCATGA
- a CDS encoding glutathione S-transferase family protein, producing MIELHQFRPFWGLPNASPFCMKAETYLRFRDIPFRAVPSGPRRSPTGQIPFVVDDGQMIADSEAIVRHYEARQATPLDAGLSAAERATAFFVRELVEERLYWQVVFMRWGDPAGWAVFRPDLVKSLPLFMRGPLLFLIRRTLLRQLRRRGLSPADPVGAYAQGQRLLDALADLLGDQPFFLGDAPRTLDMSLYAFLANILDQPHGNALQAHGRAHANLVAYCARMRARCYPA from the coding sequence ATGATCGAACTGCACCAGTTCCGGCCCTTCTGGGGCCTGCCGAACGCCAGTCCGTTCTGCATGAAGGCGGAGACGTATCTGCGCTTTCGTGATATCCCGTTCCGCGCGGTCCCGAGTGGACCGCGGCGGTCACCGACGGGGCAGATCCCGTTCGTCGTCGACGACGGCCAGATGATCGCGGATTCGGAGGCGATCGTCCGGCACTACGAGGCACGGCAGGCGACGCCGCTGGATGCAGGACTGAGCGCGGCAGAGCGTGCGACGGCATTCTTTGTCCGTGAACTGGTGGAGGAGCGGCTCTATTGGCAGGTGGTGTTCATGCGCTGGGGCGATCCGGCGGGCTGGGCGGTGTTCCGGCCCGACCTGGTGAAATCGCTACCCCTGTTCATGCGCGGCCCCTTGCTGTTCCTGATCCGCCGCACGCTCTTACGGCAGCTGCGCCGGCGCGGGCTGTCGCCGGCGGACCCGGTGGGTGCATATGCACAAGGCCAGCGGCTGCTGGATGCACTCGCCGACCTGCTGGGCGACCAGCCCTTCTTCCTCGGCGACGCACCGCGCACGCTCGACATGAGCCTGTACGCCTTCCTCGCCAACATCCTCGACCAGCCGCACGGCAATGCACTGCAGGCACACGGCCGCGCGCACGCCAACCTCGTCGCCTATTGCGCGCGCATGCGGGCGCGCTGCTATCCGGCCTGA
- a CDS encoding NYN domain-containing protein: protein MTGKPQTQNMALFCDFENVALGVRDAKYADFDIQKVLERLLLKGSIVVKKAYCDWDRYKAFKGAMHEAAFELIEIPHVRMSGKNSADIRMVVDALDLCYTKSHVDTFVIISGDSDFSPLVSKLRENNKIVIGVGVKNSTSDLLIANCDEFIYYDDLVRTEQKQRRTKKKTPTNKKVAAVKPAEKTDADRKQEGMDLLLAMVEDLFEERGEQEKVWGSMVKQAIKRRKPGFAERYHGFRSFGEMLEEAEARKLLQLQRDEKSGGYVITGLAPVG from the coding sequence ATGACAGGTAAACCGCAGACCCAGAACATGGCCTTGTTCTGCGACTTCGAGAACGTCGCGCTGGGCGTGCGCGACGCCAAGTATGCCGACTTCGACATCCAGAAGGTGCTCGAGCGCCTGCTGCTCAAGGGCAGTATCGTGGTCAAGAAGGCCTACTGCGACTGGGACCGCTACAAGGCGTTCAAGGGGGCGATGCACGAGGCGGCCTTCGAGCTGATCGAGATCCCACACGTGCGCATGTCCGGCAAGAACTCCGCCGACATCCGCATGGTGGTCGATGCCCTGGATCTCTGCTATACCAAGTCCCACGTCGACACCTTCGTGATCATCAGCGGTGACTCCGACTTCTCGCCGCTGGTCAGCAAGCTGCGCGAGAACAACAAGATCGTCATCGGGGTGGGTGTGAAGAACTCCACCTCCGACCTGCTGATCGCCAACTGCGACGAGTTCATCTACTACGACGATCTGGTGCGTACGGAGCAGAAGCAGCGTCGTACCAAGAAGAAGACCCCAACCAACAAAAAGGTCGCCGCCGTGAAGCCGGCCGAGAAGACCGACGCGGACCGCAAGCAGGAAGGCATGGATCTGCTGCTGGCGATGGTCGAGGACCTGTTCGAGGAGCGCGGCGAACAGGAGAAGGTATGGGGCTCCATGGTCAAGCAGGCCATCAAACGCCGCAAGCCCGGCTTCGCTGAGCGCTACCACGGCTTCCGCAGCTTCGGCGAGATGCTCGAGGAGGCCGAGGCACGCAAGCTCCTGCAGCTGCAGCGCGACGAGAAGTCCGGTGGCTACGTCATCACGGGACTGGCGCCGGTGGGGTGA
- a CDS encoding DUF2058 domain-containing protein, whose translation MANSFGDQFLKAGLVNKARLNEAQKAKSKQQKQKLKQKIETVDEAAVAARQAAAEAAERDRELNRRHQEEAERKAVQAQIRQLIELNRLPHDGEVGYNFQDGAAIRKIFVTEMIRDRLAGGVLAIVRYDEGYEVVPAVVADRILQRDPACIVSRATAQPQAEDAEDPYADYKVPDDLMW comes from the coding sequence ATGGCCAATTCCTTTGGCGATCAGTTCCTCAAGGCCGGCCTGGTGAACAAGGCCAGGCTCAACGAGGCGCAGAAGGCGAAGAGCAAGCAGCAGAAGCAGAAACTGAAACAGAAGATCGAGACGGTCGATGAGGCGGCAGTGGCGGCGCGGCAGGCCGCGGCCGAGGCCGCCGAGCGCGACCGCGAACTCAACCGCCGGCACCAGGAGGAGGCCGAGCGCAAGGCGGTGCAGGCGCAGATCCGGCAGCTGATCGAATTGAACCGACTGCCGCACGACGGCGAGGTCGGCTACAACTTCCAGGATGGCGCGGCCATCAGAAAGATCTTTGTCACTGAGATGATCCGCGACCGGCTGGCGGGTGGTGTGCTCGCCATCGTCCGCTACGACGAGGGCTATGAAGTCGTCCCGGCGGTCGTGGCGGACCGGATCCTGCAGCGCGATCCCGCCTGTATCGTCAGCCGCGCGACCGCGCAGCCGCAGGCAGAGGACGCGGAGGATCCTTACGCGGACTACAAGGTTCCGGATGATCTGATGTGGTAG
- the egtB gene encoding ergothioneine biosynthesis protein EgtB, whose product MTLSEISTARVSERAASLSEEYRRVRAASEALCAPLAVEDYGIQTMPDVSPPKWHLAHVSWFFETFVLKPFARGYTEFHPQFAHLFNSYYETVGTFHPRPERGLLARPTVAEVFAYRRHVDAAMARLLADPPAQHADAIRQRVQLGLNHEQQHQELLVTDIKHIFAYSPLRPVYHANAAPRCAAPKADWIAFPAGLHEIGHDGDGFGFDTEFPRHRVFLEAFLLASRPVSNAEYLAFVEGGGYRRAELWLSAGWAQIRNAKWDHPLYWERTAGDWEHMTLAGWTPLDPDAPVCHLSYFEADAYARWCGKRLPTEMEWEVAATRLPVRGNFATNGWLQPAATAHTGLTQMFGDVWEWTSSAYAAYPGYRPLGGALGEYNGKFMCGQFVLRGGSCATPAGHIRASYRNFFYPHDRWQFSGLRLADDL is encoded by the coding sequence ATGACCCTGTCAGAGATATCCACGGCCCGCGTGTCCGAGCGCGCCGCGTCGCTCAGCGAGGAGTACCGGCGCGTGCGCGCGGCATCGGAGGCGTTGTGCGCCCCGCTCGCAGTCGAGGACTATGGGATTCAGACCATGCCGGACGTCAGTCCGCCGAAATGGCACCTCGCCCACGTGTCCTGGTTCTTCGAGACCTTCGTGCTCAAGCCGTTCGCGCGCGGCTACACGGAGTTCCACCCGCAGTTCGCGCACCTGTTCAATTCCTACTACGAAACCGTGGGCACCTTTCACCCGCGCCCGGAACGCGGCCTGCTGGCGCGGCCGACCGTTGCAGAGGTCTTCGCCTACCGCCGGCATGTCGATGCGGCGATGGCGCGGCTGCTGGCGGATCCGCCCGCGCAACATGCCGATGCCATTCGCCAACGGGTACAGCTGGGGTTGAACCACGAGCAGCAGCACCAGGAACTGCTGGTCACGGACATCAAGCACATCTTCGCGTACAGCCCGCTGCGTCCGGTGTATCACGCGAACGCCGCGCCGCGCTGTGCCGCGCCGAAGGCGGACTGGATCGCTTTTCCAGCGGGGCTCCATGAGATTGGTCATGACGGCGACGGCTTCGGTTTCGATACTGAGTTTCCGCGCCACCGGGTGTTTCTGGAGGCGTTCCTGCTCGCATCCCGGCCGGTGAGCAACGCCGAGTACCTGGCCTTCGTCGAGGGCGGCGGCTATCGGCGCGCCGAGCTCTGGCTGTCCGCGGGCTGGGCACAGATACGCAACGCGAAATGGGATCATCCACTCTATTGGGAGCGCACGGCCGGGGACTGGGAGCACATGACGCTCGCGGGCTGGACGCCACTCGATCCGGATGCACCGGTCTGTCATCTGAGCTACTTCGAGGCGGACGCCTACGCGCGCTGGTGTGGTAAGCGGTTGCCCACGGAAATGGAATGGGAGGTGGCTGCGACGCGCCTGCCGGTACGGGGCAACTTCGCCACCAACGGCTGGCTGCAACCGGCCGCCACTGCGCACACCGGTCTGACGCAGATGTTCGGCGACGTCTGGGAATGGACGTCTTCGGCCTATGCGGCCTATCCGGGCTATCGGCCGTTGGGTGGGGCGCTGGGTGAATACAACGGTAAATTCATGTGTGGTCAGTTCGTGCTGCGCGGCGGTTCGTGCGCGACTCCGGCCGGGCACATACGCGCCAGCTACCGCAACTTCTTCTATCCGCACGACCGCTGGCAGTTCAGCGGGCTGCGTCTCGCAGACGATCTCTGA
- a CDS encoding DUF502 domain-containing protein → MMRAISRNILTGLITILPVVLTLYLFYWLVVSAEAALGTLLKTVLPMGAYWPGMGVAIGLLAAFVVGLLMRALAVRRLFALGERIFTRLPLIKSVYSALRDLMDYFSPERKKDFGQVVAVTLGEMQLIGFVTQADTGRLPTEFHGQDRVLVYLPMSYQIGGYAVFVPRSAVHPLDMGMEEAMRFVITAGVTGDPTRDPQVRH, encoded by the coding sequence ATGATGCGCGCCATCAGCAGGAACATCCTTACCGGCCTGATCACGATTCTGCCCGTGGTGCTGACGCTCTACCTGTTCTACTGGCTGGTGGTGTCTGCCGAGGCAGCGCTGGGTACGCTGCTCAAGACGGTACTCCCGATGGGCGCCTACTGGCCCGGAATGGGCGTGGCCATCGGTCTGCTGGCGGCATTCGTGGTGGGGTTACTGATGCGCGCCCTGGCGGTGCGGCGCCTGTTCGCGCTGGGCGAGCGGATCTTCACACGCCTGCCTTTGATCAAATCGGTGTACTCCGCGCTCCGCGACCTGATGGATTATTTCTCACCTGAGCGCAAGAAAGACTTCGGCCAGGTGGTGGCGGTCACGCTCGGTGAGATGCAGCTGATCGGCTTCGTCACGCAGGCGGATACCGGGCGCCTGCCCACAGAATTCCACGGGCAGGACCGCGTGCTGGTCTATCTGCCCATGAGCTACCAGATTGGTGGCTATGCCGTGTTCGTGCCACGCAGCGCGGTGCACCCGCTGGACATGGGCATGGAAGAGGCCATGCGCTTCGTGATCACCGCCGGCGTGACCGGCGACCCCACACGGGATCCGCAAGTCCGCCACTAG